The DNA region AAGTGAAAAATATCCTGAAAGCAATGGGAATCGAAGAGCTTCGGCCTAAAGTCGATATTTTCGTTTCTCAACCAGTCCGGATTACCGCTGGCGCATTTGAAAATTGGAATGCGACCGTGCTTGAAGTGTATCCGGAACGGAGCAAGCTGAAGGTGCTCGTCAACATGTTCGGGCGTGAAACGCCGGTGGAATTAGATTTTTCTCAAGTAGAGAAAATTTAAATACAAACCTGGTTTCGAGTGGGAGGGTATAAACCCGTATTTACCACATTATTGACATAAGGAGGTGTAACGAAATGGCCAAAAAAGTAATTAAGTTAGTAAAACTGCAGGTTCCTGCTGCGAAAGCGACTCCGGCGCCTCCCGTTGGTCCGGCGCTTGGTCAAGCTGGTGTGAACATCATGGCGTTCGTTAAGGAATTTAACGAAAGAACTGCACAACAGGTTGGACTCATCATTCCGGTAGAAATTACCGTATTTGAAGATAGATCTTTTACTTTTGTAACAAAGACTCCACCTGCTCCGGTTCTGCTTAAAAAAGCCGCTGGGATTGAAACTGCATCCGGCGAACCTAATAAGAAAAAAGTCGGTAAAGTATCTCGTGATAAAGTGCGCGAAATTGCTGAAAGCAAAATGAAAGACCTGAACGCCGCTAGCGTAGAAGCTGCTATGCGGATGATCGAAGGAACGGCGCGCAGCATGGGTATCGAAGTCGTCGATTAATTCGACGCAAAGGCCAAGAGGCCTGTGTGGGAGGAATTTCCGCAAATACCACATAATGAAGGAGTTTTGAGCAATGCCGAAATTTGGTAAGAAATATCAAGAAGCGGCCAAGCTGGTAGACAAAGACACTCTCCATGAAGTCGATGCGGCTGTGGAATTGGTGAAAAAGACTGCTAGCGCCAAATTCGACGAAACTGTCGAAGTGGCCATTAAGTTGGGCGTAGATCCTAAACATGCCGATCAGCAATTGCGTGGTGCAGTTGTGCTGCCGCATGGCACTGGTCGGACCAAACGCGTCCTGGTTTTCGCAAAAGGCGAAAAAGTTAAGGAAGCAGAAGCTGCCGGCGCTGACTTTGTCGGTGCTGAAGAGCTGGTAACTAAAATCCAAGGCGGCTGGGCAGAGTTTGACGTTGCCGTTGCTACGCCTGATATGATGGGCCTAGTAGGCCGTCTCGGTAAAATCCTTGGACCGA from Azotosporobacter soli includes:
- the rplK gene encoding 50S ribosomal protein L11, coding for MAKKVIKLVKLQVPAAKATPAPPVGPALGQAGVNIMAFVKEFNERTAQQVGLIIPVEITVFEDRSFTFVTKTPPAPVLLKKAAGIETASGEPNKKKVGKVSRDKVREIAESKMKDLNAASVEAAMRMIEGTARSMGIEVVD
- the rplA gene encoding 50S ribosomal protein L1: MPKFGKKYQEAAKLVDKDTLHEVDAAVELVKKTASAKFDETVEVAIKLGVDPKHADQQLRGAVVLPHGTGRTKRVLVFAKGEKVKEAEAAGADFVGAEELVTKIQGGWAEFDVAVATPDMMGLVGRLGKILGPKGLMPNPKVGTVTLDVTRAVNEIKAGKIEYRTDKAGNIHAPVGKASFDAEKLLENYQTLVETLIKAKPSAAKGQYIRSITFSTTMGPGVKVNPLKPIPAKKE